A stretch of Aeromicrobium tamlense DNA encodes these proteins:
- the sepX gene encoding divisome protein SepX/GlpR, producing the protein MGSSGLIVAFVVALWAAYFVPLVLRRYDEAGKNSSLDQDGPTRRVVEPRRTVVAAEERPAPSVTKKVAPPVTKRAEPATPSTSPRVDRTSPAVDAQRPRVTREAARIAARRRRNVLLTLVAVLAVLTGVTVASLVPVWTPAIGVGLIVAWLVLCRVMVRQERGIARGSSQGRIVRGLRAVPSSVVRAFGWASGRVGSDRSTTVGGTAADEEMTIVVSDQVEDLALERRNVMETDAPLAADALDEQLQIAVPSVSATSGEPLWDPLPITVPTYVSKPRAGRTVRTIEFGQPGAWTSGHVEGEQTELPGMDEGDAGSDQRAVGH; encoded by the coding sequence TGATCGTCGCGTTCGTCGTCGCCTTGTGGGCGGCGTACTTCGTGCCGCTCGTCCTGCGTCGCTACGACGAGGCGGGCAAGAACTCCTCCCTCGACCAGGACGGTCCCACGCGTCGCGTGGTGGAGCCGCGCCGCACCGTGGTGGCCGCCGAGGAGCGTCCCGCGCCCTCCGTCACGAAGAAGGTGGCCCCGCCCGTGACGAAGCGCGCCGAGCCCGCCACCCCCTCGACTTCCCCTCGCGTCGACCGGACTTCTCCGGCGGTCGACGCGCAACGTCCGCGCGTCACGCGCGAGGCCGCCAGGATCGCCGCCCGTCGTCGCCGCAACGTGCTGCTGACGCTCGTGGCCGTGCTGGCGGTGCTGACCGGCGTCACCGTCGCCAGCCTCGTTCCCGTGTGGACGCCCGCGATCGGCGTCGGCCTGATCGTCGCCTGGCTGGTCCTGTGCCGCGTCATGGTGCGCCAGGAGCGCGGCATCGCCCGCGGCTCCTCGCAGGGGCGTATCGTGCGCGGGCTGCGCGCCGTGCCGTCGTCCGTCGTCCGGGCCTTCGGCTGGGCATCGGGCCGTGTCGGGTCCGACCGGTCCACCACCGTCGGGGGCACCGCCGCCGACGAGGAGATGACCATCGTCGTCTCCGACCAGGTGGAGGACCTCGCGCTCGAGCGTCGCAACGTCATGGAGACCGACGCGCCGCTGGCCGCCGACGCCCTCGACGAGCAGTTGCAGATCGCGGTGCCCAGCGTCTCGGCCACGAGCGGCGAGCCGCTGTGGGACCCGCTGCCGATCACCGTGCCCACCTACGTGAGCAAGCCGCGCGCGGGCCGGACGGTGCGCACGATCGAGTTCGGCCAGCCCGGCGCGTGGACCTCGGGCCACGTCGAGGGCGAGCAGACCGAGCTGCCCGGCATGGACGAGGGCGACGCGGGCTCCGACCAGCGCGCCGTCGGCCACTGA
- a CDS encoding fluoride efflux transporter FluC: MRADDASSQARPLYASPGALVLVLIGGAIGTAVRASLAEALPPAAGDWPWATFAVNVVGSFLLGALVAVVSGREVGRLRYVRPALGAGVLGGFTTYSTFAVEVERLLTGGAVGLGLAYGVLSVLLGVLAAAAGVLVGGGVRPPAAERDR; encoded by the coding sequence GTGCGCGCTGATGACGCCTCGTCGCAGGCGCGGCCCCTGTACGCGAGTCCGGGGGCGCTCGTCCTCGTCCTGATCGGCGGTGCGATCGGCACCGCCGTGCGTGCGTCGCTGGCCGAGGCCCTCCCGCCCGCCGCCGGCGACTGGCCGTGGGCCACGTTCGCGGTGAACGTCGTCGGGTCGTTCCTGCTGGGTGCGCTGGTCGCCGTGGTCTCGGGACGCGAGGTCGGACGGCTCCGGTACGTGCGCCCGGCCCTCGGCGCGGGCGTGCTGGGCGGATTCACGACCTACAGCACGTTCGCGGTCGAGGTCGAGCGGCTGCTGACGGGTGGTGCCGTGGGTCTCGGGCTGGCCTACGGGGTGCTGAGCGTGCTGCTGGGCGTCCTGGCGGCCGCTGCGGGCGTCCTGGTGGGCGGCGGCGTCCGGCCTCCCGCCGCGGAGCGGGACCGGTGA
- a CDS encoding fluoride efflux transporter FluC encodes MIALVALAGGVGAVLRFVAEGLVTRSVRAPVPLGTFAVNVTGSFVLGLVVAATAADSDVRLVLGTGLLGGYTTFSAASVEAFLLARSRGPRALALAASHAAAMLACGLGAAALGLRLG; translated from the coding sequence GTGATCGCGCTCGTCGCGCTCGCGGGCGGCGTCGGGGCCGTGCTGCGATTCGTCGCGGAGGGGCTCGTCACGCGTTCGGTGCGCGCTCCCGTGCCGCTGGGGACCTTCGCGGTGAACGTCACCGGTTCGTTCGTGCTGGGACTGGTGGTGGCCGCCACGGCCGCGGACTCGGACGTGCGCCTCGTCCTCGGCACCGGCCTGCTCGGCGGCTACACGACCTTCTCGGCCGCCAGCGTCGAGGCGTTTCTGCTGGCGCGCTCCCGCGGCCCCCGTGCTCTGGCGCTCGCCGCCTCCCATGCCGCGGCGATGCTCGCCTGCGGCCTCGGCGCCGCCGCCCTCGGGCTCCGGCTGGGCTGA
- a CDS encoding LLM class F420-dependent oxidoreductase, with the protein MKLGLSLGYWGQGQPPGQAEQLALAEELGYDSVWTAEAYGSDALTPLAWLGASTSRIKLGTGIVQMSARTPTATAMAAMTLDHLSNGRMMLGLGVSGPQVVEGWYGQPYPRPLARTREYFDVLRQTIARERVAHDGPQIQIPYRDVYGLKSTGLGKSLRSTLHPVREQIPLLLAAEGPKNIALSAEIADGWIPFFYSPWDAEFAHTALEEGFAKRAPERLPREQFEIACPVQVIVSDDLEAAADFIRPFIALYVGGMGAKGANFHFDAVARLGYEEACAKIQDLYLEGRKEEATAAVPLDLVEKIALIGPKEKIRDDLAAWRESVVTTLTIGGNADTLRMMAELVL; encoded by the coding sequence ATGAAGCTCGGACTCAGCCTCGGCTACTGGGGTCAGGGACAGCCGCCGGGCCAGGCCGAACAGCTGGCGCTGGCCGAGGAGCTCGGCTACGACTCGGTGTGGACCGCCGAGGCCTACGGGTCCGACGCGCTGACCCCGCTCGCGTGGCTCGGCGCCTCGACCTCGCGCATCAAGCTCGGCACCGGCATCGTGCAGATGTCCGCCCGCACGCCCACCGCCACGGCGATGGCCGCGATGACGCTCGACCACCTCTCGAACGGACGCATGATGCTGGGCCTCGGCGTCTCGGGCCCGCAGGTCGTCGAGGGCTGGTACGGCCAGCCCTACCCGCGCCCGCTGGCCCGCACGCGCGAGTACTTCGACGTGCTGCGCCAGACGATCGCGCGCGAGCGGGTCGCGCACGACGGCCCGCAGATCCAGATCCCCTACCGCGACGTCTACGGCCTGAAGTCCACCGGCCTGGGCAAGTCGCTGCGCTCGACGCTGCACCCCGTGCGCGAGCAGATCCCGCTGCTGCTCGCGGCGGAGGGCCCGAAGAACATCGCGCTGTCCGCCGAGATCGCCGACGGCTGGATCCCGTTCTTCTACTCGCCCTGGGACGCCGAGTTCGCGCACACCGCGCTCGAGGAGGGCTTCGCGAAGCGCGCCCCCGAGCGGCTCCCCCGCGAGCAGTTCGAGATCGCCTGCCCCGTCCAGGTGATCGTGTCGGACGACCTCGAGGCCGCGGCCGACTTCATCCGCCCGTTCATCGCGCTCTACGTGGGCGGCATGGGCGCGAAGGGCGCGAACTTCCACTTCGACGCAGTCGCACGCCTGGGCTACGAGGAGGCCTGCGCGAAGATCCAGGACCTCTACCTCGAGGGTCGCAAGGAGGAGGCCACCGCCGCCGTCCCACTCGACCTCGTGGAGAAGATCGCCCTGATCGGCCCGAAGGAGAAGATCCGCGACGACCTCGCCGCCTGGCGCGAGTCCGTCGTCACCACCCTCACGATCGGCGGCAACGCCGACACGCTCCGGATGATGGCCGAGCTCGTCCTCTGA
- a CDS encoding DUF4349 domain-containing protein, which yields MSGTELPVLEPERIERMRAHVMDVVAEDAEDARRRRRRVRAAFAGAAAAAVVVVGGVGVGLGGLAGTSGGSDSMTSSDSGAAEGPTSRSDAGGAAADEEVAPDAELPTSSTVVTTGSMSVEVDDVREAVTAIRVFVAQREGRIDGESIESGTQGSASLTVRVPAGAVEALRRELDELGGPASVFLERTDEAATIADVDARIASLETSIRRLRAIIAESSSTRDLLDAEAQLTQRQSDLEALQAQRRVLRDQTSLATIEVLVVPRDTARSVEPGEGFVGGLTRGWNALVATVDGIVAFAGLVTPWLVPAGLVAAVVLWLRRRRARA from the coding sequence ATGAGCGGGACGGAGCTGCCGGTGCTGGAGCCGGAGCGGATCGAGCGGATGCGTGCGCACGTCATGGACGTCGTCGCCGAGGACGCGGAGGACGCGCGCCGGCGCCGGCGGCGGGTGCGCGCCGCGTTCGCCGGCGCCGCGGCCGCGGCGGTCGTGGTGGTGGGTGGCGTCGGAGTAGGACTGGGCGGACTCGCCGGGACCTCCGGGGGCTCGGACTCGATGACCTCGAGCGACTCCGGCGCGGCGGAGGGTCCGACCTCCCGGTCCGACGCGGGCGGGGCCGCGGCCGACGAGGAGGTCGCCCCCGACGCCGAGCTGCCGACGAGCAGCACGGTCGTCACCACGGGCTCGATGTCGGTGGAGGTCGACGACGTGCGCGAGGCCGTCACCGCCATCCGCGTCTTCGTGGCCCAGCGGGAGGGGCGGATCGACGGCGAGAGCATCGAGAGCGGGACCCAGGGGTCGGCCTCGTTGACCGTGCGTGTCCCCGCCGGGGCCGTCGAGGCGCTGCGGCGCGAGCTGGACGAGCTCGGCGGGCCGGCCTCGGTGTTCCTCGAGCGCACCGACGAGGCGGCCACGATCGCCGACGTGGACGCGCGGATCGCGTCGCTCGAGACGTCGATCCGCCGGCTGCGCGCGATCATCGCCGAGTCCTCGTCGACGCGCGACCTGCTCGACGCGGAGGCCCAGCTGACCCAGCGCCAGAGCGATCTCGAGGCGCTGCAGGCCCAGCGGCGGGTGCTGCGCGACCAGACCTCGCTCGCCACGATCGAGGTGCTGGTGGTGCCACGGGACACCGCACGCTCCGTCGAGCCCGGTGAGGGCTTCGTCGGCGGCCTGACGCGTGGCTGGAACGCCCTCGTCGCCACCGTCGACGGGATCGTGGCGTTCGCCGGTCTGGTCACGCCGTGGCTGGTCCCGGCAGGCCTCGTCGCGGCCGTCGTGCTGTGGCTCCGCCGCCGGAGGGCCCGCGCCTGA
- a CDS encoding RNA polymerase sigma factor — protein sequence MAGPAHGAGYDPPLSDTALLARAQAGDTFAFGTLFDRHVSAVYWQAHRVVGDASEAEDVCQDTFVTAWRRIGDITIVDRSILPWLMVTARYTALNAGRKRARLHAVDLEHEPVDPGADPSGHVEEAAVAAAIDAAVARLSPVDRRLFELCVDGDLTYEQAAAELGVTHGAVRNRVSRLRARLRGDLREERAR from the coding sequence ATGGCCGGACCGGCCCACGGCGCGGGGTACGACCCGCCACTGAGCGACACGGCGCTGCTGGCGCGTGCGCAGGCAGGGGACACGTTCGCGTTCGGCACGCTGTTCGACCGGCACGTCAGCGCCGTCTACTGGCAGGCGCACCGGGTCGTCGGTGACGCGAGCGAGGCCGAGGACGTCTGCCAGGACACCTTCGTCACGGCGTGGCGTCGCATCGGCGACATCACGATCGTCGACCGCTCGATCCTGCCGTGGCTCATGGTCACGGCGCGCTACACCGCACTGAACGCCGGACGGAAGCGCGCTCGCCTGCACGCGGTCGACCTGGAGCACGAGCCGGTGGACCCCGGCGCGGACCCTTCCGGCCACGTGGAGGAGGCGGCGGTCGCGGCGGCCATCGACGCTGCCGTCGCCCGCCTCTCCCCCGTCGACCGACGGCTGTTCGAGCTGTGCGTCGACGGCGACCTGACCTATGAGCAGGCGGCCGCGGAGCTGGGCGTGACCCACGGGGCCGTCCGCAACCGCGTGTCGCGACTGCGGGCCCGCCTGCGCGGCGACCTGCGAGAGGAGCGTGCCCGATGA
- a CDS encoding dolichyl-phosphate-mannose--protein mannosyltransferase: MTLLDRISLRAWEWIGPIAIALLAFALRIWKVGSPNSLTFDETYYAKDAWGLIHGGYARDAVEDANGRIINGETDVFTQDPTWIVHPDGGKWLIAFGEKIYGLTPLGWRFAAVVVGSLMVLVLARLVLRLTGSLALGCVAGLLLTLDGLHYTMSRIALLDIFLAFWILCAVACLAVDRDWLGERLALDRRYYAWRPWQLAAGACFGMAVATKWSGLYVLAAFGLTVVIWEVWARGRVESVQDAFVRVLRVGLPAFGWLVGVALVVYLLTWTGWLLHHDVFEARFGNGYGDEPVWGSVSDPTRGPLGGLIDAFRSLWSFHVMTWNFHTGDYLASKSHPYESNAFGWLIQWRPTNVSSNFDIAADVCGASADSKCVRQVLTLGNPAIWWVGTLGLVTALVAWIRNPTWRWSLPLVGVLATWAPWWITSGRPIFTFYAIAIVPFMIIALCLVFNAIRRRIPDRYWWPGLAAYLGVVAVTFWYFFPILANRIITYDQWRERMWWDRWI, encoded by the coding sequence GTGACCCTGCTCGACCGGATCAGCCTGCGCGCGTGGGAGTGGATCGGCCCGATCGCCATCGCGCTCCTCGCGTTCGCCCTGCGGATCTGGAAGGTCGGCAGCCCGAACTCGCTCACCTTCGACGAGACGTACTACGCCAAGGACGCGTGGGGCCTCATCCACGGCGGCTACGCGCGCGACGCCGTCGAGGACGCGAACGGCCGCATCATCAACGGCGAGACCGACGTCTTCACGCAGGACCCCACGTGGATCGTCCACCCCGACGGCGGCAAGTGGCTCATCGCGTTCGGCGAGAAGATCTACGGCCTCACGCCGCTGGGCTGGCGCTTCGCGGCGGTCGTCGTGGGCTCGCTCATGGTGCTCGTGCTCGCGCGGCTCGTGCTGCGCCTCACCGGCTCGCTCGCGCTCGGCTGCGTGGCCGGGCTGCTGCTGACCCTCGACGGCCTGCACTACACGATGTCGCGCATCGCCCTGCTCGACATCTTCCTGGCGTTCTGGATCCTGTGCGCCGTCGCGTGCCTCGCCGTCGACCGCGACTGGCTGGGCGAGCGGCTGGCGCTCGACCGGCGCTACTACGCGTGGCGGCCGTGGCAGCTCGCCGCCGGCGCCTGCTTCGGCATGGCCGTCGCCACGAAGTGGAGCGGCCTGTACGTCCTGGCCGCGTTCGGCCTCACGGTCGTGATCTGGGAGGTCTGGGCCCGTGGCCGCGTCGAGTCGGTGCAGGACGCCTTCGTCCGCGTGCTCCGGGTGGGGCTGCCCGCGTTCGGCTGGCTCGTCGGCGTCGCGCTCGTGGTCTACCTGCTCACCTGGACCGGCTGGCTGCTGCACCACGACGTGTTCGAGGCCCGCTTCGGCAACGGATACGGCGACGAGCCCGTGTGGGGCAGCGTCTCCGATCCCACGCGCGGTCCCCTCGGGGGCCTGATCGACGCGTTCCGCTCCCTGTGGTCGTTCCACGTCATGACCTGGAACTTCCACACGGGCGACTACCTCGCCTCGAAGTCCCACCCCTATGAGTCCAACGCATTCGGCTGGCTCATCCAGTGGCGGCCCACGAACGTCTCGTCGAACTTCGACATCGCCGCCGACGTGTGCGGCGCCTCGGCCGACTCCAAGTGCGTGCGCCAGGTGCTCACGCTGGGCAACCCGGCGATCTGGTGGGTCGGCACCCTCGGCCTGGTCACCGCGCTCGTCGCGTGGATCCGCAACCCCACGTGGCGCTGGAGCCTGCCGCTCGTGGGCGTCCTGGCCACGTGGGCGCCGTGGTGGATCACCTCGGGCCGCCCGATCTTCACGTTCTACGCCATCGCGATCGTGCCGTTCATGATCATCGCGCTGTGCCTGGTGTTCAACGCGATCCGCCGTCGCATCCCCGACCGCTACTGGTGGCCGGGCCTCGCGGCCTACCTCGGCGTCGTCGCCGTCACGTTCTGGTACTTCTTCCCGATCCTGGCCAACCGGATCATCACGTACGACCAGTGGCGCGAGCGCATGTGGTGGGACCGCTGGATCTGA
- the rsmI gene encoding 16S rRNA (cytidine(1402)-2'-O)-methyltransferase — protein sequence MLILAATPIGTVADASGRLADALASADVVAAEDTRRFRRLAADLGVEVPGRVVSYFEGNEQQRTTELLDHLRDGATVVLVTDAGMPSVSDPGYRIVAAAVAEDLPVTAIPGPSAVLTALAVSGLPVDRFCFEGFPPRKPGERSRVLGALADEQRTMVFFESPHRTAATLESMAEAFGADRPAAVCRELTKTHEEVVRGPLSELAAWAGDGERVRGEITIVVSGSEPPAPADLDETDLAALVDEARAEGLSTKDAVADVARRTGISRKVVYAAAHATKEST from the coding sequence GTGCTGATCCTCGCCGCGACGCCCATCGGGACGGTGGCCGACGCATCGGGCCGGCTGGCCGACGCCCTCGCGTCGGCCGACGTGGTCGCCGCCGAGGACACCCGCCGCTTCCGTCGCCTCGCGGCCGACCTCGGCGTCGAGGTCCCGGGCCGCGTCGTCTCCTACTTCGAGGGCAACGAGCAGCAGCGCACCACCGAGCTGCTCGACCACCTGCGCGACGGGGCGACCGTCGTGCTGGTCACCGACGCGGGCATGCCCAGCGTCTCGGACCCCGGCTACCGGATCGTGGCCGCGGCGGTCGCCGAGGACCTGCCCGTCACCGCGATTCCCGGGCCGTCGGCGGTGCTGACGGCGCTCGCGGTCTCGGGCCTGCCGGTCGACCGCTTCTGCTTCGAGGGCTTCCCGCCGCGCAAGCCCGGCGAGCGGTCCCGCGTGCTCGGCGCCCTCGCCGACGAGCAGCGCACGATGGTCTTCTTCGAGTCCCCGCACCGCACCGCCGCCACCCTCGAGTCGATGGCCGAGGCGTTCGGCGCCGACCGGCCCGCCGCGGTGTGCCGCGAGCTGACCAAGACCCACGAGGAGGTCGTGCGCGGTCCGCTGTCCGAGCTCGCCGCCTGGGCCGGCGACGGTGAGCGGGTCCGGGGCGAGATCACGATCGTGGTCAGCGGCAGCGAGCCGCCCGCCCCCGCCGACCTCGACGAGACCGACCTCGCCGCCCTGGTGGACGAGGCCCGCGCCGAGGGCCTGAGCACGAAGGACGCCGTCGCGGACGTCGCGCGGCGCACGGGGATCTCCCGCAAGGTGGTCTATGCCGCCGCCCACGCCACGAAGGAGTCGACATGA
- the fgd gene encoding glucose-6-phosphate dehydrogenase (coenzyme-F420): protein MSQPLKLGYKASAEQFGPRDLVEYAVAAEAHGMESVWTSDHFQPWRHTGGHAPFSLAWMTAVGERTSSVVIGTSVMTPTFRYNPAVIAQAFATMGCLYPGRIVLGVGTGEALNEIATGFRGAGEQDWPEFKERFARLRESVRLMRELWSDERVSFEGEYYSTHDASIYDRPDEPIPVYVAAGGPVVARYAGRMGDGSICTSGKGPELYTEKLLPAFREGAEKAGRDPEAADRMIEIKLSYDTDLDTALENTRFWSPLSLTPEQKHSITDPVEMEAAADALPIEQIAKRWIVGSDPDEVAEMIGQYVDWGFNHLVFHAPGHDQTRFLELFERDLAPRLRDR, encoded by the coding sequence ATGAGTCAGCCGTTGAAGCTCGGGTACAAGGCGTCGGCCGAGCAGTTCGGCCCGCGCGACCTCGTCGAGTACGCCGTCGCCGCCGAGGCGCACGGCATGGAGTCGGTCTGGACGAGCGACCACTTCCAGCCGTGGCGGCACACCGGCGGCCACGCGCCGTTCTCGCTGGCGTGGATGACCGCGGTGGGGGAGCGGACCAGCTCGGTCGTCATCGGCACCTCGGTGATGACGCCGACGTTCCGCTACAACCCGGCCGTCATCGCGCAGGCCTTCGCCACGATGGGCTGCCTCTACCCGGGGCGGATCGTGCTGGGCGTCGGCACGGGCGAGGCGCTCAACGAGATCGCCACGGGCTTCCGCGGCGCCGGCGAGCAGGACTGGCCCGAGTTCAAGGAGCGCTTCGCGCGGCTGCGCGAGTCGGTGCGGCTCATGCGCGAGCTCTGGTCGGACGAGCGCGTCTCGTTCGAGGGCGAGTACTACTCCACGCACGACGCCTCGATCTACGACCGCCCCGACGAGCCGATCCCGGTCTACGTCGCGGCGGGTGGCCCGGTCGTGGCGCGGTACGCCGGCCGCATGGGCGACGGCTCGATCTGCACGTCGGGCAAGGGCCCCGAGCTCTACACCGAGAAGCTGCTGCCGGCGTTCCGTGAGGGCGCCGAGAAGGCCGGTCGCGACCCCGAGGCCGCCGACCGCATGATCGAGATCAAGCTGTCCTACGACACCGACCTCGACACGGCGCTGGAGAACACGCGCTTCTGGTCGCCGCTGTCGCTGACGCCCGAGCAGAAGCACTCCATCACCGACCCGGTCGAGATGGAGGCCGCCGCCGACGCGCTGCCGATCGAGCAGATCGCGAAGCGCTGGATCGTCGGCTCCGACCCGGACGAGGTCGCGGAGATGATCGGCCAGTACGTGGACTGGGGCTTCAACCACCTCGTCTTCCACGCGCCGGGCCACGACCAGACGCGCTTCCTCGAGCTGTTCGAGCGCGACCTCGCCCCACGCCTGCGCGACCGCTGA
- a CDS encoding YhgE/Pip family protein, whose protein sequence is MTALRLALSELRRLTAGRMPRLAVLAIVLIPTMYASLYLWANHDPYGKLATVQAALVVEDVPAESDQSGTVHAGRDVAHDLVEDGSFDWQEVDADAAAAGVEDGTYLFALTIPRGFSTALASTADFDPAQGTLILTTNEANNYLSSTIAEQVLTKVSSSIAENVSERAASSFLLGFSTLHDQLKKAGEGAETLADGLVSAHDGALRLTDGAGDLADGEARLVDGQQRLNSGLEDAVTGADRLADGSGDLADGASELASGARRVADGTEQLATVADRVADAATQASDDLDRAREDIAERLADSGLTPEEQAAALATLDDLRQPLDELGERVETTTGQIDQLADGADQVASGAGELRTGANRLSTGAGTLRDGLRTAQGGSAELLSGQRDAQAGAEQLADGAGTLASGLESARDGSRELADGLADGVRSIPDLSEERRDETARTIASPIRTEDVAQASADSYGAGLAPFFLAIGAWVGGYVMFLLVRPLSNRAIAARQSPWRTALGGWLTPAVLAAAQVLIMLTVVMSVVGIDVLRSTQVALFLLLVAAAFVAIVHALNAWLGPVGQLLGLVLLVLQLASAGGTFPWQTLPPTLQSIHHVLPMTYAIDGIRHLMYGASLDSLPRDIAVLTAYVVGGVAVSAAAAYRRRIWRVSQIKPEIAL, encoded by the coding sequence GTGACCGCGCTCCGACTCGCGCTGAGCGAGCTCCGCCGCCTCACCGCCGGACGCATGCCGCGGCTGGCCGTGCTCGCGATCGTGCTGATCCCGACCATGTACGCCTCGCTCTACCTGTGGGCCAACCACGATCCCTACGGCAAGCTCGCGACCGTGCAGGCCGCGCTCGTCGTCGAGGACGTGCCCGCCGAGAGCGACCAGAGCGGCACGGTGCACGCCGGCCGCGACGTCGCCCACGACCTCGTCGAGGACGGCTCGTTCGACTGGCAGGAGGTCGACGCCGACGCGGCCGCCGCGGGCGTCGAGGACGGCACCTACCTGTTCGCACTCACCATCCCGCGCGGCTTCTCCACCGCGCTCGCCTCGACCGCGGACTTCGATCCCGCGCAGGGCACGCTGATCCTCACGACCAACGAGGCCAACAACTACCTCTCCTCGACGATCGCCGAGCAGGTCCTGACGAAGGTCAGCTCGTCGATCGCCGAGAACGTCAGCGAACGCGCGGCCTCGTCCTTCCTGCTCGGCTTCTCGACCCTGCACGACCAGCTGAAGAAGGCCGGTGAGGGCGCCGAGACCTTGGCCGACGGGCTCGTCAGCGCGCACGACGGAGCGCTCCGACTGACCGACGGCGCGGGCGACCTGGCCGACGGCGAGGCGCGTCTCGTCGACGGCCAGCAGCGGCTGAACAGCGGACTCGAGGATGCGGTGACCGGCGCCGACCGGCTCGCGGACGGCTCGGGCGATCTCGCCGACGGCGCGTCCGAGCTGGCGTCCGGCGCGCGCCGGGTGGCCGACGGCACCGAGCAGCTGGCCACCGTGGCCGACCGCGTCGCCGACGCCGCCACGCAGGCCAGCGACGACCTCGACCGCGCCCGCGAGGACATCGCCGAGCGCCTCGCCGACTCCGGTCTCACGCCCGAGGAGCAGGCGGCGGCGCTCGCCACCCTCGACGACCTGCGCCAGCCGCTCGACGAGCTGGGCGAGCGGGTGGAGACGACCACCGGTCAGATCGACCAGCTGGCCGACGGTGCCGATCAGGTGGCCTCAGGCGCGGGCGAGCTCCGCACCGGCGCGAACCGCCTCTCCACGGGCGCCGGCACGCTCCGCGACGGCCTCCGGACCGCGCAGGGCGGCAGCGCCGAGCTGCTCTCCGGCCAGCGCGACGCCCAGGCGGGCGCCGAGCAGCTGGCCGACGGGGCCGGCACCCTCGCGTCCGGACTCGAGAGCGCCCGCGACGGCTCGCGCGAGCTGGCCGACGGACTCGCCGACGGCGTGCGGTCGATCCCGGACCTCTCCGAGGAGCGCCGCGACGAGACGGCCCGGACGATCGCCTCGCCGATCCGCACCGAGGACGTCGCCCAGGCCTCGGCCGACAGCTACGGTGCCGGCCTGGCCCCGTTCTTCCTGGCGATCGGCGCCTGGGTGGGCGGCTACGTCATGTTCCTCCTGGTGCGACCGCTGTCGAACCGCGCGATCGCGGCCCGTCAGTCCCCGTGGCGCACGGCGCTCGGCGGCTGGCTCACGCCGGCCGTGCTGGCCGCGGCCCAGGTGCTCATCATGCTCACCGTGGTGATGTCGGTCGTCGGCATCGACGTGCTCCGCTCGACCCAGGTGGCGCTGTTCCTGCTGCTCGTGGCGGCCGCCTTCGTGGCGATCGTCCACGCGCTCAACGCCTGGCTCGGGCCCGTGGGACAGCTGCTCGGACTGGTCCTGCTGGTGCTCCAGCTGGCCAGCGCGGGTGGCACGTTCCCGTGGCAGACGCTGCCGCCCACGCTGCAGTCGATCCACCACGTGCTGCCGATGACCTACGCGATCGACGGCATCCGGCACCTGATGTACGGCGCGAGCCTGGACTCGCTGCCACGCGACATCGCGGTGCTGACGGCCTACGTCGTGGGAGGCGTCGCGGTCTCCGCGGCCGCGGCCTACCGACGCCGGATCTGGCGCGTCTCGCAGATCAAGCCCGAGATCGCGCTCTGA